The Solanum pennellii chromosome 7, SPENNV200 DNA segment CCAAAATTCTATTTATATCTTTTCCACCTTTGTGCAAGGGtatatttgtaaataaatattttaaaaaatttatgcaaTGCATACGATATTTATTACAACAAACCAAACAATGCATAAGAAACGATCTTTGCATAAGTAATACGAAGCATTACTAATGCAAACATTACTAATACACTCTATTTAACATTATTCTTCTACACCCTACTTAACGAGTAACAACCCCTAAAGCCAACAAAATTTGTAGGTCGTTATTCGCTGTTTTTTAGTAGTGATTAtagaattataaatttattacaattcgtttatggataaaatattcttgacTATTCAGTGTACTCACTTAAAACAAagggaaaaggctcaaatatgccattaaactttcagaaaaggctcatttatgtcatccGTTAAAAGTTTGGTTCATCTATGCAATTACCGTTcaagaaaaggctcattcatgccattattttttaacagtgcttttgcaaaatcatttttgacacgtgGTCAATTGTAATTCggtcacgtcatcaattttttaaataaaaaaatcataattctgaaaaaatattgaattaaactttttttgaaaaaaattgatgacgtggccgaattataattggccgcgtcatcaattttttaaataaaaaaatcaaatttttaataaaaattgaattatttttcaaaaaaattttttaatcaaaaaattgatgacgtgacggaattataattggtcacgtgtcaaaaatggttttgcaaaagcattattaaaaaaataatgacatgaataAGCCTTTTTCTTTAAcagtaatgacataaatgagccaaacttttaacaaatgacataaatgaacattttttgaaagttaaatgacatatttgagccttttccctaaaaaaattgaagattcatAGATAAGCTTATTGAGGTAGTTCACTAGTGCGCGAAGGGAGGATAATTTACCTAgttttaaaaatgagaaaagacataaaaacaCCATCAAAGTTGTCATgtatttgcataaagacaccttaactttcaAAGTATCCTATCACCCAACATAACTATTTAATATCTTtgtaaatgggtcattttgacCCATTCCCTAGTGTAGGTTGTTATCACGCACAAAAGGCGCGTCATGCAGTGTTTTCACTGTCATGAACCAGTTTAACGTGTCACgtgtcatttttttctttactattaattatttgattaatttatgtcATCTTCTCTACATTTAAACCCAAAATAGTAGTTGGTAGCCCTAATTTTTCGATAGCAAAATCAACGTTGGTTTGACGACTTCATCATCTTACGTCGCCCTTAATCATTAAAATAGAATAGTTGAATGACCATTTGAGTACTGGAATCACTCAATTTTGCAATTAGGATTGTCCCGTTATTTTCCTTGGATGGAAGAAAAGGGAGACTTTCCATTGATTCTCCATTCCTTACTCCAATTCAACAAATGTTAAACTCAATTACATTAATCACCATTGAATACAAATTGAGTAATAAATCAATCAGCAAAAACACAGAGATTTTGTtaattttcccaaaaataatGAATACAGCAGCATCAAAGGGATCGGCCTGGATCGTAGCATCAAGTATTGGAACAGTAGAAGCATTAAAAGATCAAGGATTTGCCAGATGGAATTACGATTTAAGATCGATTCATCACTACGCCAAATTCAATTTAATTGCTTCTACAAATACCTCAGCTCAAAGATTCTCGACGGCGTCTTCTCCGGCGGTCGTCTCCGGTGAGAAGTTGAGGAAAACGGAAGAGACGTTGAATAAAGTTATAGATCTGAACTGTTGGGGTCCAAGTACTGTAAGATTTTAGTGTTATTTACTTAAATTTGTTATATGATGATCTATTAGTGAAAAGAGTAATGGAGATtcgattttgaaaaaaaaaagaatacaaatTGAGTAAGATCACGAAAAGCaaaagctactatgttaaaaaataataatttaatagcCAATAAGAAACTAGTTGAATTCAGGATGAGACTCCAAGCCTGCCATTGTTTCCTATGACAAAATCACCTCCAATCGAcacttcctcctcctcctttcCCCGGAAATGCTGATATCTTTCTGTTATATTTATTTCTCCATTCACTCCGAACACCAATATGCCCGCCCCACCCCAAAGGAAAAGATGacttttcttcaaagaatagggtcgggtcgggttgaaTTCTGTTATAGCGAGTGAGCAACACGCACGATTACATAGACGAAGGAATGAGTCAAAATGACCCGTttataaagatattaaatagtTCTGTGAAGTGATAGGACACTTTGAAAGGTAAAGTGTCTTTATATAAATACTGGACAACTTTGATGGtgtgtttatgttttttctcttttaaaaatatatatgattttttctaattacttTGTActcataaaaatatcatatgaGATATTATATTAACATCAAAGATTATCAAATCAGGAAAAAagacttttctttttatttcaaaaatacaaACAAGTTGAAATGATAATTTGTCGTGTTAAAGGTGGCTAATTTACCTTCTTTTTCCCAGTAAGCCCACAAAACCATCCCTGAACCCAACTTCCCTCCGGCCGTTCCGCCGCCGGCCGGTTTAGCACCATTTTTTCCAATCTAATCAAAGGTGAGGGAATTAGCTTTCTTTCCGatcaaatttaatattcaatttcATCAGTTCCGACGATATTCacgatttttttcttttctttttgggttTGCAGCATTTTTGGATCTGTAGTACCATGTCGTTCATGAAAGGTGATTTGCTAAGTAGAACTAGAAGGCTTGTCAAAGGTTTAGCCAAAGCTGAACCTGTATGGCTCAAAGCAATGGAGCAGTTAGtatctccttttcttttcttcattcaGTTATctctttatttgttcaaaaaccTAGTCTTGAACTATTACTATGTTGACATGACACATTTATGTATAAATTTAGAGTTTGTATGTGTGCGAGATGAAAATATCCCTGTAATGGTGGTTGCTGCTTTGAATTTTTGATTTCTAGGGCTCCACCTGCTACATTTCCTCGTGCCGAGAACAAATTGGTACCCATCAGTTTACCTGAGGATGTCTACATCAAGAAGTTCTTCCAGAAGTACCCAGAGTCGAAACACGAGGATGCTATTAAGTATGGCTTTTTAACCTGTTAATGATTCTTAGTATGTATTGTTTGACTTCATTATCGTCTAACAGTAGCATTATTAGTAAACTATCCTTGAGGTGTAGGCCGTGTTGTATTTTCATCCTTTAGTTTAGAGCTTAACAGCTTGATTGTGTagactttaattttaaaaggcTAATGCGCAACATGTCGAGGAAAGAAGTGTGAAAAGCGCTGGCAATTACATAACATGATTAATACTATATTggcaattgaaaataaatttaaggtCTCAGCACATCATCTGTTGTGCAGTCTAGAATAGAATCAGtgttttatcattattttcctATTGGAAAAATTGGCATGTTAAATTTCTCAATGTTTTTGTGGATTGAGGCTTTATTATTATgttctttataattttaacaGAATTTCTGGATTTGACCCTCCTCCAGCCCGAATTTATGGGTGGCGAGTGCTCGAGTTAAAGGAGCAGGGGGTCAGTGAAGAGGAAGCTGTGGCTGTTGCTGATGTATGTATCTCTTCTCTCTagatttaaaattattgagGTTCAATCTTCTTCTAGGATCTCTCTTTTAAGAACTTTGTGGTTTTGTTGCTATAGATGGAATATCGTGTAGAAAAGAAAGCGAAAAAGAAGGCATATTCTCGATTGAAGCAGATTGCTCGACTTCAGGGGAAGAAACCACCTCCTAATCCATATCCAAGTGCTATCAAGGAGATACAAGCTGAAGAAAGGAAGTATGTGCGTGATCGTTTCTATAACCGAGATATTCTTAAAATTGTGGAGAAACTGAAAGAGGAGAGGCAAGCAGAGATGCAAGACAGAAGAGGTGGAGGTGGCTGGTAAACGGCCATGGTCTTTTTTctaatagtttttctttttgctttttgCCCAAGTTGGTATACTTGGTAATGTTTCTCATACTCTTTGTCGAAGTGGTGTTACTTGATAATGTTATGATACCCTTTCCTCATGTATTAGGAAAACGTTTCACTGCTGGTTTATGTAGTAGACTTGGAGTTCATATTCCGATTAAATTTGGAAAATAAGCGAATAATATCTCTTGCCAATGATACACAAGCTTTGCAAGTGTAGTTTTGTTCTCGTTATATCAGTTTCTTTTATCTTATTACTccatttattaatatttaagtaGTTctgtgtactttttttttttttttgatgaagtagTTCTGTGTACTTTTTATTGCCTTTTTCCTTCAAGTGAGGTTATCCTAGCCCTCAGTTTTAATGATTACGGGTTTCTACCCAACTTTTAATCTGGTGCCATATTTGCAGAGGTTTCTTCTTATATCTTTTGCAGTTTTAACAACTTATATGCAGCtttatcaaaagaaaacttCTTATGCATCCATATTAGATGACAGCCTGGTGTTATAGTAAAACTTTGTCATGCTTGTAGTAGATCTTATAAGAAGCTAAACCCTTGGCATACTACTCAAACTTAATTCAATGGACAATGTGTTGTGCCTTGTTTTAGTCAATGATTGTTGTAGAATCACTTATTGATGCAGTTATCTTCATTGTTACAGAGATGCATTCTCTTCTTATCACATTATTATGAGTTTCTTGTCCCAGAAATGCGATGATGAATATTTGCAGTTCTTGGAGAATGTTTGGA contains these protein-coding regions:
- the LOC107024361 gene encoding uncharacterized protein LOC107024361; the protein is MSFMKGDLLSRTRRLVKGLAKAEPVWLKAMEQAPPATFPRAENKLVPISLPEDVYIKKFFQKYPESKHEDAIKISGFDPPPARIYGWRVLELKEQGVSEEEAVAVADMEYRVEKKAKKKAYSRLKQIARLQGKKPPPNPYPSAIKEIQAEERKYVRDRFYNRDILKIVEKLKEERQAEMQDRRGGGGW